The Cytobacillus oceanisediminis genomic interval CTCGCTGCCATTATATTACTGGCTGTCTTTGGAGCAAGAGTCTACAGGGGCGGAGTATTGATGTATGGGAAGTCGAATTCCTTTAAAGATATCAAAAAAGCATTACAGCTTACTAAAAACGAATAATGCGAAAAAAAGCTCCGTCTTTGTGAGACGGAGCTTTTTTCAATGGGGTTTTCTTTAAGCAAATAATGCCTTTATGCCTTCGAAAGCGAAGTAAATCCCAAATCCAATTAGGGATAATCCTGAAAGAATCGAGATGATGATTATTCCTTTGGATGTCAGGAATCGGCGAAACCCTGTGGTCAGTCCAGCTACAAACAAATCCCAGAGCATGAGACCCAGAAAAATCATTGTACTGTATAAAAAGAGCTCTGTTTTTCCATAGGCTGCTGCTGTTTTTGCAAGAACTGATCCGTAGATGCCCAGCCAGAACAAAATGGAAAGAGGACTGGATATGGACATAATAAATCCGGAAAGAAAGCATTTAAACAATGAATCCCGGCTTCGCACATAGCTTATGGAAATTTTATTGGCATTTGCAATGCTCTCAATCCCTGTATATAAGAGTATAAATCCTCCAAAAAGCCACAGGAAGATCTGTACGATAGGGGTGTCCAAAAAATGGACAAGTCCAAGGTATACAACCAGCATATAAAAGGCATCAGCAAACATGGAGCCAACTCCAACAATCCACGCATGCCAAAATCCATTTTTTATCCCCTTTTCAAGCCTGACAGCATTTACCGGCCCGATTGGAGCTGCCAGGGATAGTCCGAGAAACACATAACTTAAATAAATTCCAATTCCCAATATACCACTCCGCCCTTTAAATTTTCCTTGAAGCTGCAAACCCGTCCTCAAGGAAAGAGTCCTTGTACATTTTTATGCACAAGCTTCCCAGTCTAAAACAAACTTCAGGAAAATTTTCAGACGGGAACATATAGCAATTTAATTCGAATAGGAACGTGCATTCGTTTTTTGGATGAGGTAAAATGAGAGAAAAGGAATGAAAGGAAGTTTACATGAAAAGGGTTACGTTTATTCATGCAGCTGATTTGCACCTGGATAGTCCAATGTCCGGCTTGAAGCATTTGCCCCCATCCATTTTTAAAAAGCTCCAGGAAAGTACTTTTGACGCATTTACGAAAATAATTGACTTAGCCATTTTCCATACTGTGGACTTTATCATTTTAGCCGGAGATTTATTTGACGGTGAAGACAGGAGCATAAGGGCACAAACACGTTTTCGGAAAGAGATGGAGCGGCTGGCTGAATGCGGGATTGCTGTTTATGCAGTTCATGGAAATCATGATCATATGGATGGGCGATGGGCCCAATTGCCAATGCCGGAAAATGTCCATATTTTTTCCCATGAAGTTGAAGTGGTAAAGCATATTGCTGAAAATGGTACATCCGTTCACCTTTATGGTTTCAGCTACCCTAAGAGACATGTGGCTGAACGGATGATCGATCAATTTAGCAGGGAAAATGGAGCTGACCTGCACATTGGAATCCTTCATGGCTCTTTTGAAGGCAGCAGTGATCATGTTCAATATGCCCCATTCCGAATAAATGATTTGCTTGAAAAGGACTTTGATTACTGGGCTCTCGGACATATACATAAACGGGAAATCATAATCTCCCAGCCACCCGTCATTTACCCTGGTAATATACAGGGAAGGAACCGGAAAGAAACTGGTCCCAAAGGTTACTATTTAGTTGAGCTGGATAGTTCTGGTGCAAAGACGGAGTTTCTCGAAGCTGCTCCTGTTATATGGGAGAATGCAGAAATAGATGCTTCAAAATCGGAAAGCTATCAGGAGATTTATGAGATTTGCTTAAGTTTGATTGAAGAAAAGCGCCAAAACAGGAAGGGGACTATCATAAATCTGACGCTCAAAAATGTAGGCTTGCCTGATCATGAATTAAGAAGCATAACGAATGGTGAGCTGCTCGAATCCTTACAGGAGGAAGAGGCAGAAGAGGAAGCATTTGTATGGATTTCCGGTCTCACGGTGATTGAAAAAAGAATGTGGAATAAAGAAAAGCTGGCACATGAATCGGATTTTTTCAATGAGCTTTTTAAAACTGCGGGTGATTTTGCAGAAGGAAATGAAAGTGCTCTGATCTTGTATGCACATCCCCTGGCAAGAAGATTTTTGGGCGAGCTCGATAAGGATGAAAAACGGAGAATCGCAGATGAAGCCGAAGCACTGCTTGTGGATCTTCTATACAAAGCTGAAGGACATTGAATGGAGGTGGACCTTTGAAAATTACAGATATACATATTTACGGATACGGAAAGCTTACTGACTTTATACTAACCGATATTCAATCTTTGCAGGTGATCTACGGAGAAAATGAGGCAGGCAAATCTACCATCATGTCTTTTATCCATAGTATTCTTTTTGGCTTTCCAGCAAAGATCCAATCGGAATTAAGGTATGAGCCCAAGGAAGGAGCAAAATATGGCGGCAGGCTTACCGCGATTTTTCCTGATAGAGGGAAGGCGGTCATAGAGCGTGTTAAAGGAAAAGCATCCGGAGATGTCAGTGTCTTGCTTGAGGATGGAACAAGGGGAGGGGAAGAGCTTTTAAACGATCTCCTTCACCACATTGATAAAGGGCTGTATCAATCTATTTTCTCCTTTAATATCCATGGGCTGCAAAATGTAAATCAAATGAAGGGTGAAGATTTGGGGAGGTATTTGTTTTCAGCAGGTTCACTGGGAACGGATCATCTGGTTTCTGCGGAAAATATACTTCAAAAGGAATTGGAAAGCCGCTTTAAGCCAAACGGAAAAAAGCCATCTCTGAATGTAAAGCTAAAAGAGATGAAGCAGCTGCATCAGGATTTGAAAAAAGCGGAGCAAAATAATGAGCAGTATTGGACATTGCTTCGTGAAAAAGAAAATCTTGAAAACGATTTAAACAGAATACATCAGAGACTGGACCAAGCTCAGCAGGAGCTTTTCCGTTTAAAAGAATGGCAGGACCTATCTCCATTAATAGCAGAGGAGCAAGAGCTGATCAAAGAAAGGGGAAAATTTACAGACATTTCTTTCCCGGCAAATGGGCTTGCTCTTTTGGAGAAGCTCGAAAGTATGATTAAGCCCCTGGAAGGGCGCAGAGCTAGTCTGGAATCCAGAATAATTATCCTTGAACAAGAGCTGCAGAATAATAAGCCGGATCATTTGCTCCTTAGCAATGAGCATCACATCAATGCAGCGGTTGAAGGGCTGCCGTTTTTGGAAAAGTTAAACCAAGAAGAAAAAGAATTATCAATTAAGCTGGAAAATATTATAGAAGAAATCTTAAATCTTCAGGAAAGACTTCATCTCCAAATTGACGAACAGCAGCTTGAACAAGTTGATACGAGTGTTTTTATGAAGGAAAAGGTTAATAATGCGCACATTCGCCGAAACCGTCTTCAAGCACTGAAACAGGAATTGGATGATCGATTTAACGATGAAAAGTCAGTGCTGGAGAACACGGAACGAAAAATTGGCGAATTGAAAGAACAGCTTCTTAAGGAAGAGGAACGTTCAGCCATTAAGGAAACATTAAGCTTCACTGCAGATAGGCGTAATATCGAAAAAGAACTGAAGGATACACAGGAGAGGCTTCAGTTCCTTCAGAGAGCAGAAAAAAAGGAGCAGGAAAAAAGACGGCAAAAAACATACCAGGAGAAAAGGCAGCTTTTGTTTTTGGGAGTTCTTTTTGCAGCTTTGTTCGGCTGGGGAATCTTTAGCCAATCATGGGTGATTGCAGGTGCAGGATTTATAGGCGCAGCCTTTTGTTTTGCCATGGCAAATAAAAAGGAGCCTAAGGGGCAAGACAGTTTTATTAAAAATGAGATAAAAGCTCTGAGTGAAAAAGAACGCTCACTGCTTGATAAATTAAAGCAGCCTGACATTCAGCATGCAGCCAGCCTGGAGACACAGCTGAAGAAAGACAGCGACCGGCAATATCAGCTTATCCAATTGCAGTTTCAGCTTGAACAGGCAAATGAAAAATACGAAAAGATCATTGCCTCTTTTGAAAAATGGGAGAATGAATGTGCCGAACTTGAGAATGAACTGCTGGAGCTGGGTAAACAGCTATTTCTCCCTCATGATATCTCCAAAACCTTTTTGAGTGAAGCTTTTAATCTGATTGAACAGCTAAAAGCCCTCTACAGGGAAAAGAAATACACTACTGAAAGAAAGGCATCAGCAGAAAAGGGAATCAATGAGAAGCTTCATACTTTTCATAAGCTAAAAGGTTTATTGAATAGCGAGCCGGGAAGTGTACAGGAAATCGGCTATCAATTGAAAAAAAGGCTAAAAGAAGAAACGGAAAAACATATTAAGCAGGGTGAAAGGGAAGCCGCACTTCATGAGTTAAAGCTAGAACACAGCACAGTGCAGGCCGAACTTAGCCACTTTCAAAAAGATTACGAGCATCTGCTTTCCCTTGCCGGAACCGATGCAGCCGAAGAGTACAGGGAAAAAGCTGCTGAAGCACAGAAATTAACAGAACTTGAAGAACAGATTAAACAGGTCCGCAAGCAAATTAATCTTAACTCTTTTTCACAGGAAGAAATCAATAAATATTCCAATGTGACAAATCCAGAAGCAGAGGTCCAAGCTGTCAGCGATGAAGCTGCTCTCCTCCAGGAAAGCATCCCTGGTTTACAGAGCAAACTTGCAGAGGTCAAATATGAAATTCAAATACTTGAAGAGGGCGGAACCTATGCGGAACTCCTTCATAGGTTCGCCTTGCTGAAATCTGAGTTTGAAGAAGAAGCAAGAGAGTGGGCAAAATATGCTACTGCCAAGGATATATTAGATAGAACGATAAACAGTTTTAAAAATGAGCGTTTGCCCAAAATGCTGGAAAAAGCAGAGCAATTTCTTTCTTTTTTAACCAATGGCGGCTATGTACGGATTTTTCCTAAAGAAGAAGGAAGCGGGTTTCTTATAGAAAGCAAGACAGGGGCAGTTTTTGAAGCAAAAGAACTGAGCCAGGCGACTGCGGAACAGATATACGTATCCTTTAGGCTGGCACTCACCATGACGATTTATGGAAAGTACCCCTTCCCCATTATTATAGATGACAGCTTCGTGAATTTTGATCATGTCCGAACTGAAAGAATGATTAACCTGTTAAAGAACCTAACAGGCAGGCAAATTTTATTTTTTACCTGTCATAAGCATCTTCTGACGCATTTTCAGGAAGAACAAATACAGTCCGTTGCAAAGGAAAAGCTGTCTGTGTAATTATAACAGGCAGCTTTTTTATAAGTGTTGTAAGCAAATCTTACAATAACACACAAGCATTTTAAAAAGTGTGTAAAGAAACCTTACAAATATCATGTTTTCTCTTTTTTTATCCAGTAAGATGAAAAAAAGCGGTTAGGAAGGAGAAAATAATTTGCCCTGGCTGATTCAAATATTGTTTCTCGCTATTTTTCTGATTGCAGGGAATTTTGCGGCTGCGTTCTTTCATATTCCGCTTCCTGGAAGTGTCATAGGGATGATTATGTTATTAATCCTATTGGTAACCAACTTAATTAAATTAGAATGGATAGAGAAAGCAGCATCTTTTCAAATTAAACACATGACCCTGCTGTTTATCCCCTTTGTCATTGGATTATTTTTATCTCCCAATTTTATTCCTCTATTAAATTTTCATTTCCTTTTGGTGCTGATTCTAAGCAGCTTTTGCTGTTTATTGGGCACAGCGTATTCTGTTCAATTGTATGAGAACATAAGAAGGAGGAGCCAAAAATGAGTTCTGTTTTTTTCAATAGCATAGGGTGCATCTTGATGACTCTTGCCAGTTATATCGCAAGCCTGCAAGTTTTCAGGAAGTTTAAGAAGAGCTGGTTAAATCCTTTATACACCGGAACTGCGCTCTTAATTATCATTCTTCTATTGTGCAACATCCCTCTATCAGTCTATCAAAAAGGAAGCAGTCTGTTTGAACTGCTCCTCCAGCTTTCGGTTGTCTCTTTTGCTGTTCCTTTATATAAGGAGTGGCCCTTAATGAAAAGACATCTTAAGAAAATAATATCAGGAGTCTTTGCCGGGACCTCCTTAGGCATATTTTCGGTTTACATCATGTCACAGGTTTTTCACTTTAATCAGGAGATCATGGCTTCTCTTATTCCGCGTTCGGTAACACTCCCGGTAGCCTTAACGGTCTCGGATGGCCTGGGAGGAACCACAGCCTTTACTGTTTTCTTTGTGCTATTTTCTGGTCTTTTTTCCGTTATGCTGGGACCAAACTTATTGAAATGGCTTGGAATAAATAGTAAAGCTGCCAAAGGATTGGCAATGGGCACTTCAGCACAGATGCTGGGAGCCAGCCGTTCACTCATGTGGGGAGAGGAAGAAGGTGCCATGGGGTGTATAGCCATGACAACTTCTGCAATTATCCTTTCGTTATTCATTCCAATATTGCTGCTTTTGCTGTAACCAGCAAATATCAAAAAAACCCATTCATGAAAAAGTGAATGGGTTTTTATGGCGGATAAAAGACATGATTAATTTAGGAGAGAGCAGGATCTGTGTGGTATACTAGGTTAATAGAATTGCATGTTTAATGAGGCTGCCAAAGATCTGTCTGTTTCTTAGTACCCTTTTTAAACAACCTCGTGAAGGGAGCGTCGGTGCGCGTATGTCAAAAGGAATTGTTTATTACGAAGTAGGAGAACAAATCGAGCTTTTTCTGCTTATCAAAAGTGCAGCTAAAGGGATTGCAAGTAATGGAAAACCGTTCTTGACCCTAATTTTCCAGGACCAAAGCGGAGAAATTGAAGCCAAGCTTTGGGACGTGTCTGATGATGATGCGAAAAACTACAGCCCTGAAACCATTGTAAAAGTCGCAGGGGATATTTTAAATTACCGTGGACGCAATCAGCTAAGAATCCGCCAAATTCGGCCGGCGTCCCCAACAGACCCGGTCAAGCTGGCAGACTTTCTCGAAACAGCGCCCTTAAGTACAGATGAAATGATGAGTAAAATCACTCAATATATATTTGAAATGAAAAACCCGAATATCCAAAGGATTACTCGCCATTTATTGAAGAAGCACCAAAAGGACTTTCTTGAATATCCGGCCGCTACGAAGAATCATCATGAGTTTGTATCCGGTCTTGCCTATCATGTAGTTTCCATGCTGGATTTGGCAAAGGCAATTTCCGGTTTGTATCCAAGCCTGGATAAGGACTTATTGTACGCTGGAGTCATTTTACACGATTTAGGAAAGATTACAGAGCTGTCTGGACCGATTTCAACATCTTACACAATAGAAGGAAACTTGCTTGGACATATTACCATTATGATTAATGAAATTGGAAAAGCTGCTGAGGAACTGGGAATCAGCGGTGAAGAGATTATGATCCTTCAGCATATGGTTTTATCCCATCACGGTAAAGCGGAATGGGGCAGTCCAAAACCGCCGCTTATCAAGGAAGCAGAAATTCTTCATTACATTGATAATATTGATGCAAAAATGAATATGCTTGATAGAGCCCTTGAGAGGGTGAAACCGGGAGAGTTCTCGGAGCGGGTATTTGCTCTGGATAACCGTTCATTCTATAAGCCCAGTTTTCATAAATAATAACTGCCATCCTTCCTAATGGGAAAGGATGGCCTTTTTATAGATATCCATAAAAATTTTGAAGTTAGATAACTGTCTAGCTCCAGCGCTTTTCTTATTCCTGTCTATCATATTTTTCCTGGTTTAGCATACATTTTTAGTAAATGGACAACCATTATGAAAAGAAAGAGGGGAAACTGATGATTCCAATTTGGGTATATTTTGTTGCAGCCGGAATCGTTGTAAGTGCATATATGGCGGTAACGACGGGCAGGGAAGAGAAAAAGGTGGAGCAAGACAGCATTGAACGTGAGGGTGAAATTTATATGAAGCGTCTTGAAAGGGAAAAAGAAGAGCGGAAATCTGCTCAGCAATCGGCAGGCTGATTTGAATCATTCTAAAAAACATAAATAACGGGACTCCAGCCTGGAGCCCCGTTATTCATTATTTTTCTTCAGTTCCTGCTTCACCTTCAGCCCCAGCTTCAGGTTCTTCAAGAACTCCTTTTAGTTCCTTATCTTTAATATCAACATCAGCAGCCTTTAATTCACGATCCATTGCCTGCTGAATTTTTTCGCCGTCAAGCTTGGAGACTTTCACTTGATATTCCATTTCCTTCTTCATTTCATCAAATGATTTTTTCTCTTTTTTCTCTGTTACTTGAATGATGTGGAAACCATGCTCTGATTTAACAGGAGCGCTGATTTCGTTCACATCAAGGGCATAAGCAGCCTCCTC includes:
- a CDS encoding CidA/LrgA family protein, with translation MIMLLILLVTNLIKLEWIEKAASFQIKHMTLLFIPFVIGLFLSPNFIPLLNFHFLLVLILSSFCCLLGTAYSVQLYENIRRRSQK
- a CDS encoding sporulation YhaL family protein gives rise to the protein MIPIWVYFVAAGIVVSAYMAVTTGREEKKVEQDSIEREGEIYMKRLEREKEERKSAQQSAG
- a CDS encoding metallophosphoesterase family protein, producing MKRVTFIHAADLHLDSPMSGLKHLPPSIFKKLQESTFDAFTKIIDLAIFHTVDFIILAGDLFDGEDRSIRAQTRFRKEMERLAECGIAVYAVHGNHDHMDGRWAQLPMPENVHIFSHEVEVVKHIAENGTSVHLYGFSYPKRHVAERMIDQFSRENGADLHIGILHGSFEGSSDHVQYAPFRINDLLEKDFDYWALGHIHKREIIISQPPVIYPGNIQGRNRKETGPKGYYLVELDSSGAKTEFLEAAPVIWENAEIDASKSESYQEIYEICLSLIEEKRQNRKGTIINLTLKNVGLPDHELRSITNGELLESLQEEEAEEEAFVWISGLTVIEKRMWNKEKLAHESDFFNELFKTAGDFAEGNESALILYAHPLARRFLGELDKDEKRRIADEAEALLVDLLYKAEGH
- a CDS encoding ATP-binding protein, with product MKITDIHIYGYGKLTDFILTDIQSLQVIYGENEAGKSTIMSFIHSILFGFPAKIQSELRYEPKEGAKYGGRLTAIFPDRGKAVIERVKGKASGDVSVLLEDGTRGGEELLNDLLHHIDKGLYQSIFSFNIHGLQNVNQMKGEDLGRYLFSAGSLGTDHLVSAENILQKELESRFKPNGKKPSLNVKLKEMKQLHQDLKKAEQNNEQYWTLLREKENLENDLNRIHQRLDQAQQELFRLKEWQDLSPLIAEEQELIKERGKFTDISFPANGLALLEKLESMIKPLEGRRASLESRIIILEQELQNNKPDHLLLSNEHHINAAVEGLPFLEKLNQEEKELSIKLENIIEEILNLQERLHLQIDEQQLEQVDTSVFMKEKVNNAHIRRNRLQALKQELDDRFNDEKSVLENTERKIGELKEQLLKEEERSAIKETLSFTADRRNIEKELKDTQERLQFLQRAEKKEQEKRRQKTYQEKRQLLFLGVLFAALFGWGIFSQSWVIAGAGFIGAAFCFAMANKKEPKGQDSFIKNEIKALSEKERSLLDKLKQPDIQHAASLETQLKKDSDRQYQLIQLQFQLEQANEKYEKIIASFEKWENECAELENELLELGKQLFLPHDISKTFLSEAFNLIEQLKALYREKKYTTERKASAEKGINEKLHTFHKLKGLLNSEPGSVQEIGYQLKKRLKEETEKHIKQGEREAALHELKLEHSTVQAELSHFQKDYEHLLSLAGTDAAEEYREKAAEAQKLTELEEQIKQVRKQINLNSFSQEEINKYSNVTNPEAEVQAVSDEAALLQESIPGLQSKLAEVKYEIQILEEGGTYAELLHRFALLKSEFEEEAREWAKYATAKDILDRTINSFKNERLPKMLEKAEQFLSFLTNGGYVRIFPKEEGSGFLIESKTGAVFEAKELSQATAEQIYVSFRLALTMTIYGKYPFPIIIDDSFVNFDHVRTERMINLLKNLTGRQILFFTCHKHLLTHFQEEQIQSVAKEKLSV
- a CDS encoding LysE family transporter, giving the protein MGIGIYLSYVFLGLSLAAPIGPVNAVRLEKGIKNGFWHAWIVGVGSMFADAFYMLVVYLGLVHFLDTPIVQIFLWLFGGFILLYTGIESIANANKISISYVRSRDSLFKCFLSGFIMSISSPLSILFWLGIYGSVLAKTAAAYGKTELFLYSTMIFLGLMLWDLFVAGLTTGFRRFLTSKGIIIISILSGLSLIGFGIYFAFEGIKALFA
- a CDS encoding LrgB family protein, with product MSSVFFNSIGCILMTLASYIASLQVFRKFKKSWLNPLYTGTALLIIILLLCNIPLSVYQKGSSLFELLLQLSVVSFAVPLYKEWPLMKRHLKKIISGVFAGTSLGIFSVYIMSQVFHFNQEIMASLIPRSVTLPVALTVSDGLGGTTAFTVFFVLFSGLFSVMLGPNLLKWLGINSKAAKGLAMGTSAQMLGASRSLMWGEEEGAMGCIAMTTSAIILSLFIPILLLLL
- the yhaM gene encoding 3'-5' exoribonuclease YhaM, whose amino-acid sequence is MSKGIVYYEVGEQIELFLLIKSAAKGIASNGKPFLTLIFQDQSGEIEAKLWDVSDDDAKNYSPETIVKVAGDILNYRGRNQLRIRQIRPASPTDPVKLADFLETAPLSTDEMMSKITQYIFEMKNPNIQRITRHLLKKHQKDFLEYPAATKNHHEFVSGLAYHVVSMLDLAKAISGLYPSLDKDLLYAGVILHDLGKITELSGPISTSYTIEGNLLGHITIMINEIGKAAEELGISGEEIMILQHMVLSHHGKAEWGSPKPPLIKEAEILHYIDNIDAKMNMLDRALERVKPGEFSERVFALDNRSFYKPSFHK